One Mobula hypostoma chromosome 5, sMobHyp1.1, whole genome shotgun sequence DNA segment encodes these proteins:
- the LOC134346615 gene encoding histone H2A-like — MSGRGKTGGKGRAKTKSRSSRAGLQFPVGRIHRHLRRGHYAERIGAGAPVYLAAVLEYLTAEILELAGNAARDNKKTRIIPRHLQLAIRNDEELNKLLGGVTIAQGGVLPNIQAVLLPKKTGHPSKVYA, encoded by the coding sequence AAAAACTAAGAGCCGGTCGTCACGGGCCGGCCTGCAGTTTCCAGTTGGTCGAATCCATCGGCATTTGCGGAGGGGTCACTATGCAGAGCGTATTGGTGCGGGTGCTCCTGTCTATTTAGCGGCAGTGCTGGAGTATTTAACGGCTGAGATCTTGGAACTGGCTGGTAATGCAGCTCGCGACAACAAGAAGACCAGGATCATTCCCCGCCACCTCCAGCTCGCCATCCGCAATGATGAAGAACTCAACAAGCTGCTGGGTGGGGTTACTATTGCCCAGGGCGGCGTCCTGCCAAACATCCAAGCTGTCCTATTGCCTAAGAAAACTGGCCACCCCAGTAAAGTTTATGCCTAG
- the LOC134346110 gene encoding histone H3-like, producing MARTKQTARKSTGGKAPRKQLATKAARKSAPATGGVKKPHRYRPGTVALREIRRYQKSTELLIRKLPFQRLVREIAQDFKTDLRFQISAVVALQEGSEAYLVGLFEDTNLCAIHAKRVTVMPKDIHLARRIRGERA from the coding sequence ATGGCGAGAACGAAACAGACTGCACGGAAGTCCACGGGCGGTAAAGCTCCCCGCAAGCAGCTGGCCACGAAGGCAGCCCGCAAGAGCGCTCCGGCGACGGGTGGCGTGAAGAAGCCGCACCGGTACCGGCCGGGCACAGTGGCGCTGCGGGAGATCCGGCGCTACCAGAAATCGACCGAGCTGCTCATCCGGAAGTTGCCCTTCCAGCGCCTGGTCCGTGAAATCGCGCAGGACTTTAAGACAGACCTGCGCTTCCAGATATCGGCAGTGGTGGCTTTGCAAGAAGGGAGCGAGGCTTACCTGGTGGGGTTGTTCGAGGACACGAACTTGTGTGCCATCCACGCCAAGCGGGTTACAGTAATGCCAAAGGACATTCACTTGGCGCGGCGCATTCGCGGGGAGCGCGCCTGA
- the LOC134346449 gene encoding histone H1.2-like, with protein MAESADVPKVDLPSAAVDAVTVFGPPVSPATCITLPPVTKKKSSYRPAQSGSAMAEQILEAVAATKERQTPKLSAVKKVISAAGYSAEKTVAPPGQSAKSYASKDSAQCGAEGSLATSSQQKVDGASREKSQARKRPAKNTRKNAKGRKKAEKLTPMLRRPRKRRAVSRTVRGRARRK; from the coding sequence ATGGCTGAAAGTGCAGACGTGCCCAAGGTGGACTTGCCGTCCGCTGCCGTTGACGCCGTCACTGTATTCGGGCCTCCTGTCTCTCCGGCGACCTGCATCACTCTACCACCCGTGACCAAGAAGAAAAGTTCCTATCGCCCGGCTCAATCCGGTTCGGCGATGGCCGAGCAGATACTGGAGGCGGTAGCCGCCACCAAAGAGCGGCAAACTCCCAAGCTGAGCGCTGTCAAGAAGGTCATCTCGGCAGCCGGCTACAGCGCGGAGAAAACGGTTGCTCCGCCTGGACAGTCGGCGAAGTCGTACGCCAGCAAAGACTCGGCGCAATGTGGCGCGGAGGGTAGCCTGGCAACCTCGTCACAACAAAAGGTTGATGGGGCCTCCCGAGAGAAGTCACAGGCCAGGAAAAGGCCGGCCAAAAACACACGCAAAAATGCCAAAGGGCGAAAAAAGGCTGAAAAGTTGACGCCGATGCTGAGAAGACCACGAAAACGCCGTGCCGTGTCCAGGACTGTGAGGGGCAGGGCTCGAAGAAAGTAG
- the LOC134346450 gene encoding testis-specific H1 histone-like, giving the protein MAESHKVEAIGDPAGSGVTKAMAHRKKRHSRKKGEGGPTVTERILSVAAATKQRRGISLAALKKELSGKGYDVNRHNNLVNQTVRRLVKKGSLVKTSGIGASGSFRFNRSSKGQSNQPPSTSASALKKEAAKKPPAAKITPMRNENSLLIKSGQTSKEKGAAKGKSRLQGRGRRMKPKSPKVKVSYVRKAPRGRKKAGKGKLGRLPVGRPRKPYKKKASRLKESESCGAMSDLVRTKRTRKKTKAPQAPKNNSISKVIIHAVADTKERRGLSLAGVKRVLSGSGYDVTKNNSRIIQALRTMVKKGSLVNATGKGASGSFKLSKEQKDQVARAEKKEVVSRTSAVKTSRGKRAAKRPAPAKKPKKMSRGVKKFGGRKKWAKDGRKPKTVPGKKAVRKGKKASRQRPKPRKPTKRPVKAEKPEARTPSAEEAGSEQHQNT; this is encoded by the exons ATGGCTGAGAGTCACAAGGTCGAAGCTATCGGTGACCCCGCTGGAAGTGGGGTGACCAAGGCGATGGCCCACAGGAAGAAGCGGCATTCTCGCAAGAAGGGGGAAGGCGGCCCCACGGTGACTGAACGCATTCTGTCGGTGGCAGCGGCCACCAAGCAGCGCCGCGGCATCTCGCTAGCCGCCCTCAAGAAAGAGCTGTCAGGCAAGGGCTACGATGTGAACCGCCACAACAACCTCGTTAACCAGACAGTGCGGCGGCTGGTGAAGAAAGGCTCGCTTGTGAAGACCAGCGGCATCGGCGCCTCCGGATCATTTCGATTCAATCGCTCCAGCAAAGGCCAGAGCAACCAGCCGCCATCGACTAGCGCCTCCGCGCTGAAGAAAGAGGCGGCTAAGAAGCCACCGGCAGCTAAGATCACTCCGATGCGTAACGAGAACTCGCTGCTGATCAAGAGCGGCCAAACTTCGAAGGAGAAAGGGGCGGCCAAGGGGAAGAGTAGGCTGCAGGGCCGCGGCCGGCGCATGAAGCCTAAATCCCCCAAAGTTAAAGTATCCTACGTACGCAAGGCGCCCCGTGGCAGGAAGAAGGCGGGCAAAGGAAAACTTGGGCGGCTGCCAGTTGGGCGCCCTCGCAAACCCTACAAAAAGAAAGCCTCTCGGCTGAA AGAGAGTGAATCGTGCGGGGCTATGTCTGACCTGGTACGGACCAAACGTACTCGGAAGAAGACCAAAGCTCCGCAGGCGCCGAAGAATAATTCCATATCCAAGGTGATCATACATGCGGTGGCGGATACCAAGGAGCGCCGCGGCCTCTCGCTCGCCGGTGTCAAGAGGGTGCTATCGGGCAGCGGCTACGACGTAACGAAAAACAACTCCCGGATAATCCAGGCGCTGAGGACCATGGTGAAAAAGGGTTCGTTAGTGAACGCCACTGGTAAGGGAGCCTCCGGCTCCTTCAAACTCAGCAAGGAACAGAAGGACCAGGTGGCGCGGGCAGAGAAGAAAGAGGTCGTATCACGAACCTCCGCCGTCAAAACATCGAGGGGAAAACGTGCGGCCAAGAGACCCGCCCCCGCTAAGAAACCCAAAAAGATGTCTCGGGGGGTGAAGAAATTCGGCGGCCGTAAGAAGTGGGCGAAAGACGGCAGAAAACCGAAAACTGTCCCGGGGAAAAAAGCAGTCAGGAAAGGTAAGAAGGCAAGTCGCCAACGTCCGAAACCAAGGAAACCAACCAAACGGCCGGTAAAAGCGGAGAAGCCTGAGGCACGGACGCCGTCCGCCGAGGAAGCTGGCTCAGAGCAGCACCAGAACACCTGA